One part of the Thiothrix nivea DSM 5205 genome encodes these proteins:
- a CDS encoding lytic transglycosylase domain-containing protein, which translates to MSIRQLLMAVVLLCVSINGFAASCDQQHVNVLLQKAATYNDAINAAAKRHRINPALIKAVITAESCFRNEARSNKGAGGLMQLIPATAKRFGVNDRFDPAENIEGGTRYLRWLLNRYGGSVPHAIAAYNAGEGRVDQYGAAVPFQETAIYSRRVFNAYNKLANNGRKPAPAKPVKVVHRPAPKPENRWQWDEYGD; encoded by the coding sequence ATGTCGATCCGACAACTCCTGATGGCTGTTGTCTTGTTATGTGTATCCATCAACGGTTTTGCCGCTTCATGCGACCAGCAGCATGTGAATGTGCTGCTCCAGAAGGCCGCCACCTACAACGACGCCATTAACGCCGCCGCCAAACGCCACCGCATCAACCCCGCCCTGATCAAGGCCGTCATTACCGCCGAAAGCTGTTTCAGGAACGAAGCCCGCTCCAACAAGGGCGCTGGTGGCCTGATGCAGCTCATCCCCGCCACTGCCAAGCGCTTTGGGGTCAATGACCGCTTCGACCCAGCGGAAAACATTGAGGGTGGTACACGTTACCTGCGTTGGCTGTTGAACCGCTACGGCGGCAGCGTCCCCCACGCTATTGCGGCTTACAATGCAGGGGAAGGCCGGGTAGACCAGTACGGTGCGGCAGTGCCATTTCAGGAAACCGCCATTTATAGCCGCCGGGTATTCAATGCGTATAACAAGCTGGCTAATAATGGGCGCAAACCTGCACCTGCCAAACCTGTGAAAGTGGTTCACCGACCCGCACCGAAACCGGAAAACCGCTGGCAATGGGATGAATACGGCGACTAA
- a CDS encoding O-succinylhomoserine sulfhydrylase: MDNNAWEFATLAIRAGHVRTAEGEHSEAIFPTSSFVFGSAAEAAARFGGSEPGNIYARFTNPTVRYFQERLAALEGGESCVATSSGMSAILAVMLGLLKAGDHVLCSRSVFGTTTLLLQNYIGKFGVEISFADLTDLADWEAGLQSNTRLLFAETPANPLTEVVSIRELAELAHRNGSLLVIDNCFCTPALQRPLELGADIVVHSATKYLDGQGRALGGAIVGDAERVGKDVYGVLRTGGVSMSPFNAWIFLKGLETLSLRMKAHCDNAMQLAHWLEAHPAIGQVFYPGLAAHPQHELARQQQSGFGGIVSFIVRGGQEAAWKVIDSTRMLSITANLGDAKSTITHPATTTHGRLSAEQKRQSGIADGLLRVSVGLENIQDIQRDLMQGLGEA, encoded by the coding sequence TTGGATAACAATGCATGGGAATTTGCAACCCTGGCGATCCGCGCGGGGCATGTGCGCACTGCGGAAGGGGAACACTCTGAGGCTATTTTTCCCACCTCCAGTTTTGTGTTTGGCAGCGCGGCGGAGGCGGCAGCACGTTTTGGTGGCAGCGAGCCGGGCAATATCTACGCCCGTTTCACCAACCCGACTGTACGCTATTTCCAGGAACGGTTGGCAGCGTTGGAAGGCGGTGAAAGTTGCGTGGCAACGTCTTCGGGCATGTCTGCCATCCTTGCGGTCATGCTGGGCTTGCTGAAAGCGGGTGACCATGTGTTGTGTTCGCGCTCCGTGTTTGGCACGACCACGCTGCTGCTGCAAAACTATATCGGCAAATTCGGAGTGGAAATCAGTTTCGCTGACCTGACCGACCTGGCTGACTGGGAGGCAGGTTTACAGTCCAATACCCGCTTGCTGTTTGCAGAAACGCCCGCCAACCCGTTGACCGAGGTCGTAAGCATCCGCGAACTGGCGGAACTTGCCCACCGCAACGGCAGCCTGCTGGTGATTGACAACTGTTTCTGTACCCCGGCCTTGCAGCGCCCGTTGGAACTGGGTGCGGACATCGTAGTGCATTCCGCCACCAAGTATCTGGATGGGCAGGGGCGCGCTTTGGGTGGTGCTATCGTTGGCGATGCCGAACGGGTAGGCAAGGATGTGTACGGTGTGTTGCGCACCGGCGGCGTCAGCATGAGCCCATTCAATGCGTGGATTTTCCTCAAGGGGCTGGAAACCCTGAGCCTCAGGATGAAGGCGCACTGCGACAATGCTATGCAACTTGCCCATTGGCTGGAGGCGCATCCGGCAATCGGGCAGGTGTTTTACCCCGGCCTTGCCGCACACCCGCAGCATGAACTGGCTCGGCAGCAGCAAAGCGGTTTCGGCGGGATTGTCTCCTTCATTGTCAGAGGAGGGCAGGAAGCGGCCTGGAAGGTGATTGATTCCACCCGTATGTTGTCGATTACCGCGAATCTGGGCGATGCGAAAAGCACTATTACCCACCCTGCGACTACCACTCATGGTAGGTTGTCAGCTGAACAAAAGCGACAGTCCGGCATTGCCGATGGCTTGTTGCGGGTATCGGTCGGGTTGGAAAATATTCAGGATATACAGCGTGACCTGATGCAGGGGTTGGGAGAGGCTTAA
- a CDS encoding L,D-transpeptidase — translation MVMMPPPQAQPRPIPAPQPSPPMAAANHEQGANMGFIAHDLAKRFPAYSADRFLLVDASAQTMQLVENGRVSGEWVVSTALKGVGSRKGSEQTPLGVHRIAQKIGAGAALGTIFKARQNSGRIANILTRPDQDSSEDNVTTRILWLDGLEPGFNKGGSVDSYERYIYIHGTDEEGKLGRPASHGCIRMRNRDVMELFDRVGEDTLVVIAARKP, via the coding sequence ATGGTGATGATGCCGCCGCCGCAAGCCCAGCCCCGGCCAATACCAGCGCCCCAGCCGTCACCGCCGATGGCAGCAGCCAACCATGAACAAGGGGCAAACATGGGTTTTATCGCCCACGACCTGGCAAAGCGCTTTCCTGCTTACTCTGCTGACAGGTTCCTGTTGGTGGATGCCAGTGCGCAAACAATGCAACTGGTGGAAAATGGCCGTGTTAGCGGTGAATGGGTGGTTTCAACCGCGCTCAAGGGGGTGGGAAGCCGCAAGGGTAGCGAGCAGACGCCCCTCGGCGTACACAGGATAGCGCAGAAAATTGGCGCAGGCGCAGCGCTGGGCACCATTTTCAAAGCCCGTCAGAACAGTGGCCGCATTGCTAATATCCTCACCCGCCCTGATCAGGATAGCAGTGAAGACAACGTGACCACCCGAATCCTGTGGCTGGATGGTTTGGAACCCGGTTTCAACAAGGGTGGTAGTGTCGATTCTTACGAACGCTACATTTACATCCACGGTACAGACGAAGAAGGTAAGCTGGGGCGGCCTGCTTCGCACGGCTGCATCCGTATGCGCAACCGCGATGTCATGGAGTTGTTCGACCGGGTAGGCGAAGACACGCTGGTGGTCATCGCCGCCCGTAAACCCTAG
- the purF gene encoding amidophosphoribosyltransferase, with protein sequence MCGIIGIIAQEPVNQALYDGLTVLQHRGQDAAGIVTSDGRKLYLRRENGLVKDVFHERHMRMLQGNMGVGHVRYPTAGSSSSAEAQPFYVNSPYGISMAHNGNLTNAPVLKKELYQQDRRQINTESDSEILLNVFAQELLRQNALHVTPDDIFAAVGGVHKRCKGAYAVVAMLTRDGLVGFRDPHGIRPLVYGMRESANGKEYMLASESVALDAQGYKLVRDIEPGEAIFICPDGQVFTRQCSANPQYSTCIFEYVYFARPDSIIDNVFVHKARMRMGRKLAEYVMREWPEHDIDVVIPIPDTSRTSALEMAYTLGVPYREGFIKNRYIGRTFIMPGQAKRKKSVRQKLNPLGLEFKGKNVMLVDDSIVRGTTSGEIVQMARDAGAKKVYFASASPPIKFPNIYGIDMPAARELIAHGRNDQEVGEAIGVDWLVYLPLPDLIAAVSKGNTRLKAFDCSVFTGCYATGEDGDYFAELEALRNDEEQTKRDKDMAAIDICDSA encoded by the coding sequence ATGTGCGGAATTATCGGGATTATTGCTCAAGAGCCAGTCAACCAGGCGCTGTACGATGGCTTGACTGTGTTACAACACCGGGGGCAGGATGCGGCAGGGATTGTCACCAGCGATGGGCGCAAGCTTTACCTGCGACGTGAAAACGGGTTGGTAAAAGATGTTTTCCATGAGCGGCATATGCGTATGTTGCAAGGAAACATGGGTGTTGGGCATGTGCGTTACCCGACGGCAGGCTCGTCATCTTCTGCCGAAGCGCAGCCGTTTTACGTCAACAGCCCTTACGGTATTTCGATGGCGCATAACGGCAACCTGACCAATGCGCCTGTGCTGAAAAAGGAGTTGTACCAGCAAGACCGCCGCCAGATTAACACCGAGTCGGATTCCGAAATCCTGCTGAACGTGTTTGCCCAGGAATTGTTGCGCCAGAATGCCCTGCATGTGACACCAGATGACATTTTTGCGGCGGTGGGGGGCGTGCACAAGCGTTGCAAGGGAGCGTATGCGGTAGTGGCCATGCTGACCCGTGACGGTCTGGTGGGTTTCCGCGACCCGCATGGCATCCGCCCGCTGGTGTATGGGATGCGTGAAAGCGCAAATGGCAAGGAATACATGCTGGCGTCGGAAAGCGTGGCACTGGATGCGCAGGGCTACAAGCTGGTGCGCGACATTGAGCCGGGTGAGGCCATTTTCATCTGCCCGGATGGGCAAGTGTTTACCCGCCAGTGCAGTGCTAACCCGCAATATTCGACCTGTATTTTTGAATACGTGTATTTTGCCCGCCCTGATTCGATCATCGACAATGTATTTGTTCACAAGGCGCGGATGCGCATGGGGCGCAAGCTGGCGGAATACGTCATGCGCGAGTGGCCGGAGCATGACATTGATGTGGTGATCCCGATCCCCGACACCAGCCGCACCTCAGCGCTGGAAATGGCTTATACCCTGGGTGTCCCCTACCGCGAAGGCTTCATCAAGAACCGTTACATCGGGCGTACTTTCATCATGCCGGGGCAAGCTAAGCGCAAGAAGTCGGTACGCCAGAAACTCAACCCGCTGGGGCTGGAGTTTAAGGGCAAGAACGTCATGCTGGTGGATGATTCCATCGTGCGAGGCACGACCTCGGGCGAAATCGTGCAAATGGCGCGCGACGCCGGGGCGAAAAAGGTGTATTTTGCGTCAGCATCGCCGCCGATCAAATTCCCCAACATTTACGGCATTGACATGCCAGCCGCCAGGGAATTGATTGCCCACGGGCGTAATGATCAGGAAGTAGGGGAGGCCATCGGCGTTGACTGGCTGGTCTACCTGCCGTTGCCAGACCTGATTGCAGCGGTCAGCAAAGGCAATACCCGCCTGAAAGCGTTTGATTGCTCGGTATTCACCGGCTGTTATGCAACAGGGGAAGACGGTGATTATTTTGCTGAACTGGAGGCTTTACGCAATGATGAAGAACAAACTAAACGCGACAAGGATATGGCTGCCATTGATATTTGCGATAGTGCTTAA
- a CDS encoding CvpA family protein, which translates to MTAEILDLGIIVLIVLSAIIGLIRGFVREALSLATWVAAFGFAILYVKPLSSQLPFAVQSEVVRMGIAFAIIFFGVLIIGAFINYLLSAAVASIGLGGVDHLLGGAFGVLRGGLIITLLVLLMGLTAYPKQAWWKDSILMPWFENTATVVRGMIPQDFSNYLERPVSAPAQP; encoded by the coding sequence ATGACAGCAGAAATCCTGGATCTGGGCATCATTGTCCTAATCGTATTGTCGGCCATTATTGGCCTGATCAGGGGGTTCGTCAGGGAAGCGCTTTCCCTCGCGACCTGGGTAGCGGCCTTCGGCTTTGCAATATTGTATGTAAAGCCGTTGTCCAGCCAGTTGCCGTTTGCCGTGCAAAGTGAGGTGGTGCGCATGGGTATTGCGTTCGCCATCATTTTTTTCGGTGTGCTGATCATTGGCGCTTTCATCAATTACTTGCTCAGTGCTGCCGTGGCTTCCATTGGGTTGGGCGGGGTTGACCACTTGCTGGGCGGAGCGTTTGGTGTGTTGCGTGGTGGTCTGATCATTACCCTGTTGGTGTTGCTGATGGGGCTGACGGCTTACCCGAAACAGGCGTGGTGGAAGGACTCCATCCTGATGCCTTGGTTTGAAAATACAGCGACGGTTGTCAGGGGCATGATCCCGCAGGATTTCTCCAATTATCTTGAACGTCCGGTCAGCGCTCCAGCCCAGCCATAG
- a CDS encoding SPOR domain-containing protein produces the protein MDNKATTKRMIGAVVLVLVAALLLAWLLKGKNRDGQQGMAMDQTAETKPILGFPGVGGGDEQKPSVVGEGENVGDQTQQQGIGMTGTDGSQEQAGAAQQNGGLIPGVEVKMPETVANTTGLSVRPGGEVRDVVDTDGQVKKGTGSMGTGDAQSVDMGGAGSDTAGGATQGKQQASASKPATGGSASLAQQDKPASSTPPTSKPASSGSSKVVLVNERPVPKAQSTESAAAKAAAEKAAAEKAAAAKAKDLAATPAANAGKGNFSIQVIASSDKAKAEGVATPLRADGYDARVSPANVGGKTVYRVSIGGFTDRAAAEATQAKMKSRYSQNQHVQSSFVTSK, from the coding sequence ATGGATAATAAGGCTACAACCAAACGCATGATCGGCGCAGTCGTACTGGTGCTGGTCGCGGCGTTGTTATTGGCGTGGTTGCTGAAAGGCAAAAACCGTGATGGCCAGCAAGGCATGGCGATGGACCAGACAGCCGAAACCAAACCGATTCTAGGATTCCCTGGTGTTGGTGGTGGTGATGAACAGAAACCAAGCGTGGTGGGTGAAGGCGAAAATGTCGGCGACCAAACCCAGCAGCAAGGTATCGGCATGACCGGGACGGATGGTTCCCAAGAGCAAGCAGGTGCTGCCCAGCAGAATGGTGGCCTGATTCCTGGTGTTGAGGTGAAAATGCCTGAGACGGTTGCCAATACCACCGGTTTGAGTGTGCGCCCGGGCGGTGAAGTCCGTGACGTAGTGGATACTGACGGTCAGGTCAAGAAAGGCACTGGCAGTATGGGAACCGGTGATGCCCAGTCAGTGGATATGGGTGGCGCGGGGTCGGATACCGCTGGTGGTGCAACCCAGGGGAAGCAACAGGCATCTGCCAGCAAGCCCGCAACAGGCGGCAGCGCTTCCCTGGCCCAGCAGGACAAACCAGCCAGCAGCACCCCGCCGACCAGCAAGCCAGCGTCATCTGGCAGTTCCAAGGTTGTGCTGGTGAACGAGAGGCCGGTGCCAAAAGCACAATCTACGGAAAGTGCCGCCGCCAAAGCCGCTGCTGAGAAGGCTGCCGCTGAGAAGGCTGCCGCAGCAAAAGCCAAGGATCTGGCTGCCACCCCGGCTGCAAATGCAGGTAAGGGTAATTTCTCCATACAGGTTATTGCCAGTTCCGACAAGGCGAAGGCAGAGGGGGTCGCCACTCCGCTCAGGGCTGACGGTTATGATGCACGGGTTTCACCTGCCAATGTAGGTGGCAAGACTGTTTATCGTGTCAGCATTGGCGGTTTCACTGACCGCGCCGCTGCCGAAGCCACTCAGGCCAAAATGAAGTCACGTTACTCCCAGAACCAGCACGTGCAAAGCAGCTTCGTGACCAGCAAATAA
- the folC gene encoding bifunctional tetrahydrofolate synthase/dihydrofolate synthase: MKTLDDWLRWQENLFLSAIKLGLERIRLVAGRMGLLQLPVPVITVGGTNGKGSTCAMLTQILRQQGYKVGTYTSPHLLRYNERIAINGEPVMDAAICAAFKTIDKARGKTDLTYFEFGTLAAVWCFLQENVDVMVLEVGLGGRLDACNLWDADVAIITGIGIDHVDWLGDNREDIGKEKAGIMRAGKPVVCGDPQPPASIASEAARVGAKLLQYGRDFSTEGVPAPALRGEVQVRNAACVITALQQLAGRLPVSGEVVTSGLAAVTLTGRMQHVHEQPELILDVAHNPQAAMELASWLKKNGVKGKTFAIFSILADKDLAGVVTAMAECVDAWWLVSLPTGRATEIKALETAMRAAGVETPIHVCPDFQSAWEPLRLSAGKQDRVVAFGSFLVVSGMLELLPHHRADQASSSHNI, encoded by the coding sequence TTGAAAACACTTGATGACTGGCTGCGTTGGCAGGAGAATCTGTTCCTGTCAGCGATAAAACTGGGTCTGGAACGCATCCGTCTGGTGGCGGGGCGCATGGGGCTGCTCCAGCTTCCCGTACCCGTCATCACGGTAGGCGGCACCAATGGCAAAGGTTCCACCTGCGCCATGCTGACACAAATCCTGCGGCAGCAGGGTTACAAGGTCGGCACTTACACCTCCCCCCATCTGTTGCGCTACAACGAGCGTATTGCCATCAATGGCGAGCCGGTAATGGATGCTGCCATCTGTGCCGCCTTTAAAACCATCGACAAGGCCAGGGGCAAGACTGACCTGACCTATTTCGAGTTTGGTACGCTGGCGGCAGTCTGGTGTTTCCTGCAAGAAAACGTTGATGTCATGGTACTGGAGGTCGGTCTGGGTGGGCGGCTGGATGCCTGTAACCTGTGGGATGCCGACGTTGCTATTATTACCGGTATTGGCATTGATCACGTCGACTGGCTGGGCGATAACCGTGAAGACATAGGCAAGGAAAAAGCCGGCATCATGCGTGCTGGCAAGCCGGTCGTGTGTGGCGACCCGCAACCACCGGCTTCCATCGCCAGCGAAGCAGCCCGGGTTGGTGCAAAGCTGTTGCAATACGGGCGTGATTTTAGTACGGAAGGTGTTCCAGCACCTGCCTTGCGTGGGGAAGTGCAGGTGCGCAATGCGGCTTGTGTCATCACTGCTTTGCAACAATTGGCAGGTCGCTTGCCGGTGTCGGGGGAGGTGGTCACCAGCGGTTTGGCTGCCGTTACCCTGACCGGGCGTATGCAGCACGTGCACGAACAGCCTGAATTGATCCTGGATGTTGCCCATAATCCCCAGGCCGCCATGGAACTGGCCTCCTGGCTGAAAAAAAATGGCGTGAAGGGTAAAACATTTGCAATTTTTTCTATACTTGCGGATAAGGATCTTGCCGGGGTAGTAACGGCAATGGCGGAGTGCGTGGATGCTTGGTGGCTAGTTTCCCTGCCGACGGGTAGAGCCACTGAGATCAAAGCACTGGAAACGGCCATGCGTGCAGCCGGGGTGGAAACGCCCATCCATGTCTGCCCTGATTTTCAGTCAGCCTGGGAGCCGTTGCGCTTAAGCGCGGGAAAACAGGACAGGGTGGTTGCTTTCGGCTCTTTTCTGGTAGTATCCGGTATGTTGGAATTACTGCCCCACCACAGGGCAGATCAAGCGTCATCCAGTCATAACATTTGA